The following coding sequences lie in one Rutidosis leptorrhynchoides isolate AG116_Rl617_1_P2 chromosome 4, CSIRO_AGI_Rlap_v1, whole genome shotgun sequence genomic window:
- the LOC139842674 gene encoding uncharacterized protein: MAHKLNDKILRKAKKAPSGRQVMRLLRKMRVESGSGKCTEEMLWVRKAKHFLVTCPDKKKNGGNACGRAFNINVRDAEEDPELVNGTFSVNNLLVHVLFYSGADLSFVFNELSPKIITPLSPLDRKYTVKVTNGNILKGEKVYRNCRITLADRSFEVDLIPIKLGSFDIIIGMDWLSKNRAEIVCYDKAIRIPQGEEEPLMIFGDKKCKQLNLISCLKVRKYLRKACHAILAHVSKPYPKEKDLSDVAIFRDFTKVFPEDLPELPLHRVVEFQIDLTPGAAPVAHTPYRLAPSKLQELASQLQELLEKGFIHPSSSPWELLFYLLNRRMARSDCVLITER, translated from the exons ATGGCACATAAGTTAAATGACAAGATCTTGCGTAAGGCAAAGAAGGCTCCATCTGGGAGACAAGTGATGAGGTTGTTAAGAAAGATGAGAGTGGAAAGcggaagtgggaag TGCACCGAAGAAATGTTATGGGTGCGGAAAGCCAAGCATTTTCTTGTCACATGCCCAGATAAGAAGAAAAATGGTGGGAACGCGTGTGGGAGAGCGTTCAACATCAATGTTAGAGATGCTGAAGAGGATCCAGAGTTGGTTAATGGTACGTTTTCAGTCAACAATTTACTGGTTCATGTCTTATTTTATTCTGGTGCGGATTTAAGTTTTGTGTTTAACGAACTAAGTCCAAAAATCATCACTCCATTATCGCCCTTAGACAGAAAGTATACTGTAAAGGTAACTAATGGTAATATACTTAAGGGTGAGAAAGTGTATCGTAACTGTCGTATAACTTTGGCTGATAGAAGTTTTGAGGTGGATTTGATACCTATTAAGCTAGGAAGTTTTGATatcataatcggtatggattggttatctaaGAATCGAGCTGAGATCGTTTGCTATGATAAAGCAATTCGTATTCCTCAAGGTGAAGAAGAACCACTAATGATCTTTGGTGATAAGAAATGCAAGCAATTAAATCTTATCAGCTGTTTGAAAGTCCGTAAGTATCTTAGAAAAGcttgtcatgctatccttgctcatgtgaGCAAACCATATCCAAAAGAGAAAGATTTGAGTGACGTAGCAATCTTCAGAGACTTTACCAAAGTGTTTCCGGAGGATTTACCCGAACTTCCACTGCACCGAGTGGTAGAGTTTCAAATCGATCTTACCCCTGGAGCTGCGCCTGTAGCCCATACGCCCTACAGACTTGCTCCATCCAAACTCCAAGAACTTGCGAGTCAACTTCAAGAATTATTGGAGAAgggtttcattcatcctagctcTTCCCCgtgggagctcctgttctatttgttaaaCAGAAGGATGGCTCGTTCAGATTGTGTATTGATTACTGAGAggtga